A genome region from Sphingobium sp. WTD-1 includes the following:
- a CDS encoding NADH:flavin oxidoreductase/NADH oxidase, giving the protein MSAPKLFQPFDIGGLALDNRIVIAPMCQYSAVDGQMNDWHLIHLGQLALSGAALLTIEATAVLPEGRISHADVGLWDDATQAAMQRVLDGVRRHSDMPIAIQLGHAGRKASTEVPWKGGAQIAPDAANGWQTVAPSALPFTPGTHAPMALDKAGIDRLRDAFVAAAKRADAIGIDAVQLHGAHGYLLHQFLSPLSNQRDDDYGGSLENRMRLPLEIFDAVRAAFPTHKPVTMRVSGTDWVDGGWDIEQTVAFAKTLEARGCSALHVSSGGLDPRQDIPVGPSYQVPLARAVKQAVDMPVIAVGLITDFEQAEAIIGTGDADLIAIARTILYDPRWPWHAAAHLGASVKAAPQYLRCQPRQYRNLFDAPKG; this is encoded by the coding sequence ATGAGCGCTCCCAAGCTGTTCCAGCCCTTCGATATCGGCGGCCTTGCCCTCGACAACCGCATCGTGATCGCACCGATGTGCCAATATTCCGCCGTCGACGGCCAGATGAACGACTGGCACCTCATTCATCTGGGGCAACTGGCGCTGTCCGGCGCGGCGCTGCTGACGATCGAGGCGACCGCCGTGCTGCCCGAGGGGCGGATCAGCCATGCCGATGTCGGCCTGTGGGATGACGCCACGCAGGCGGCGATGCAGCGCGTGCTGGACGGCGTGCGCCGCCACAGCGACATGCCGATCGCGATCCAGCTCGGCCATGCCGGGCGCAAGGCATCCACCGAAGTGCCATGGAAGGGCGGCGCGCAGATCGCGCCCGATGCGGCCAATGGCTGGCAGACGGTCGCCCCCTCCGCCCTGCCCTTCACGCCGGGCACCCATGCGCCGATGGCGCTGGACAAGGCCGGGATCGACCGGCTGCGCGACGCCTTCGTCGCGGCGGCGAAGCGGGCTGACGCGATCGGTATCGACGCGGTCCAGCTCCACGGTGCCCATGGCTATCTGCTGCACCAGTTCCTCTCGCCGCTCTCCAACCAGCGCGACGATGATTATGGCGGCAGCCTGGAAAACCGGATGCGCCTGCCGCTGGAGATTTTCGATGCGGTGCGCGCCGCGTTCCCGACGCACAAGCCGGTGACGATGCGCGTGTCGGGCACCGATTGGGTCGATGGCGGCTGGGACATCGAGCAGACGGTCGCATTTGCCAAGACGCTGGAAGCGCGCGGCTGCAGCGCGCTCCATGTGTCGAGCGGCGGGCTCGACCCGCGCCAGGATATTCCGGTGGGGCCGAGCTATCAGGTGCCGCTGGCCCGCGCGGTCAAGCAGGCGGTCGACATGCCGGTGATCGCCGTCGGCCTGATCACCGATTTCGAGCAGGCCGAAGCGATCATCGGCACCGGCGACGCCGACCTGATCGCGATCGCCCGCACCATCCTCTATGACCCGCGCTGGCCCTGGCATGCCGCCGCCCATCTGGGCGCATCGGTGAAGGCCGCGCCGCAATATCTGCGCTGCCAGCCGCGCCAGTATCGCAATCTCTTCGACGCACCGAAGGGCTGA
- the secG gene encoding preprotein translocase subunit SecG encodes MFTFLLVVQAIVAALLVTVILMQKSEGGGLGVGGSPAGLMSARGAADFLTRATTVLATLFVLLSITLAVIASVRHAGGDIDTSLVKSAPATQAPAPTTGNADPLAGAAATAGNGSAANGAVPLAN; translated from the coding sequence ATGTTCACCTTCCTTCTCGTCGTGCAGGCGATCGTCGCCGCCCTGCTGGTCACCGTGATTCTGATGCAGAAGTCGGAAGGTGGCGGTCTGGGTGTCGGTGGCAGCCCGGCCGGGCTGATGTCGGCGCGCGGTGCGGCGGATTTCCTGACGCGTGCAACCACTGTGCTGGCGACCCTGTTCGTCCTGTTGTCGATCACCCTGGCGGTCATCGCCTCGGTCCGTCACGCGGGCGGCGACATCGATACCTCGCTGGTCAAGTCGGCGCCCGCCACGCAGGCGCCTGCACCCACGACCGGTAATGCTGATCCGCTGGCCGGCGCAGCCGCCACGGCAGGCAATGGTTCGGCAGCGAACGGCGCAGTTCCGCTCGCGAACTGA
- a CDS encoding CTP synthase, protein MTRYIFITGGVVSSLGKGLMAASLAALLQARGYRVRIRKFDPYLNVDPGTMSPYQHGEVYVTDDGAETDLDLGHYERFTGVSARQSDNVTQGRVYQTIIQRERRGDYLGATVQVIPHVTDEIKAFATAETDDLDFVLCEIGGTVGDIESLPFMEAIRQLHNDLDRGQSIFVHVTLVPYLAAAGELKTKPTQHSVRELTSLGIQPDILLCRAEHPLPESERKKIALFCNVRPEAVIPALDAKSIYAVPEQYHAEGLDNEVLRAFGITDAPAPSMDRWTDIMDRQLNPEGEVTIGVVGKYVGLLDAYKSLHEALHHGGLANRVKVNIKWIDAELFEKGDDLAASLEPMHGILVPGGFGVRGSEGKIASVKFARERDVPFFGICLGMQMACIEGARNTAGIENASTTEFGETSEPVVGLITEWMSAEGLQKRTAETDLGGTMRLGAYPAKLAGNSVVAGIYGSNDISERHRHRYEVNAGYREPLEKGGLIFSGMSPDGTLPEIVERPDHPWFVGVQFHPELKSKPFDPHPLFASFIEAAVKQSRLV, encoded by the coding sequence ATGACGCGGTATATTTTCATCACCGGCGGCGTGGTCTCCTCGCTTGGTAAGGGCCTCATGGCCGCATCCTTGGCAGCGCTGTTGCAGGCGCGGGGCTATCGCGTGCGAATCCGGAAATTCGACCCCTATCTCAATGTCGATCCGGGCACGATGTCACCCTATCAGCATGGCGAAGTCTATGTGACCGACGACGGGGCGGAAACCGACCTCGATCTGGGCCATTATGAACGCTTTACCGGCGTGTCGGCCCGCCAGTCGGACAATGTCACCCAGGGCCGGGTCTATCAGACCATCATCCAGCGCGAACGGCGCGGCGACTATCTGGGCGCGACCGTCCAGGTCATCCCGCACGTCACCGACGAGATCAAGGCGTTCGCCACGGCGGAGACCGACGATCTGGACTTCGTGCTGTGCGAAATCGGCGGCACCGTCGGCGACATCGAATCGCTGCCCTTCATGGAAGCGATTCGCCAGCTCCATAATGATCTGGATCGCGGCCAGTCGATCTTCGTCCATGTGACGCTGGTGCCCTATCTCGCGGCGGCCGGCGAACTGAAGACCAAGCCGACCCAGCATAGCGTGCGCGAGCTGACCTCGCTCGGCATCCAGCCCGACATCCTGCTGTGCCGCGCCGAGCATCCGCTGCCCGAGAGCGAGCGCAAGAAGATCGCCCTCTTCTGCAATGTCCGTCCCGAGGCGGTCATCCCGGCGCTCGACGCCAAGAGCATCTATGCCGTGCCCGAGCAATATCATGCCGAGGGTCTCGACAATGAAGTGCTGCGCGCCTTCGGCATCACCGATGCGCCCGCGCCGTCGATGGACCGCTGGACCGACATCATGGATCGCCAGCTCAACCCGGAGGGCGAAGTGACGATCGGCGTGGTCGGCAAATATGTCGGCCTGCTCGACGCCTACAAGTCGCTGCACGAAGCGCTGCACCATGGCGGCCTCGCCAACCGGGTGAAGGTCAATATCAAGTGGATCGACGCCGAACTGTTCGAGAAGGGCGACGACCTCGCCGCCAGCCTCGAACCGATGCACGGCATCCTCGTCCCCGGCGGCTTCGGCGTGCGCGGGTCGGAAGGCAAGATCGCATCGGTCAAGTTCGCGCGCGAACGCGACGTGCCCTTCTTTGGTATCTGTCTTGGCATGCAGATGGCCTGCATCGAAGGCGCGCGGAACACGGCGGGGATCGAGAATGCCTCGACCACCGAGTTTGGCGAAACCAGCGAACCGGTCGTCGGCCTCATCACCGAATGGATGAGCGCGGAAGGCCTGCAGAAGCGGACCGCCGAGACCGATCTGGGCGGCACCATGCGTCTGGGCGCCTATCCGGCCAAGCTCGCGGGCAACAGCGTCGTCGCCGGCATCTATGGCAGCAACGACATCAGCGAGCGTCACCGCCACCGCTATGAGGTCAATGCCGGCTATCGCGAACCGCTGGAAAAGGGCGGCCTGATCTTCTCGGGCATGTCGCCGGACGGCACGCTGCCAGAAATCGTCGAGCGGCCCGACCATCCCTGGTTCGTGGGCGTGCAGTTCCACCCGGAACTCAAGTCCAAGCCGTTCGACCCGCACCCGCTCTTCGCCAGCTTCATCGAAGCGGCGGTCAAGCAGAGCCGGTTGGTTTAA